TGTGATGTGGATATCAGGAAGGACCTTTATGGCAACATTGTCCTCAGTGGTGGTTCTACCATGTTCCCTGGAATTGCTGATAGGATGAGCAAGGAAATTTCTGCGCTGGCACCAAGCAGCATGAAGATCAAGGTGGTTGCTCCTCCTGAGAGGAAGTACAGCGTCTGGATTGGTGGTTCCATTTTGGCCTCTCTCAGCACTTTCCAGCAGGTTTGTTGCTTTTCATACCTTGATCTTTCACATGGATACTTTTTATTATGTCAGAATAGATAATTAGTAATGGtgatttggctttgtttttgAGTGCAGATGTGGATTGCGAAGGCGGAGTATGATGAATCTGGTCCATCAATAGTGCACAGAAAATgcttctaaatattttgaaaggaTAGGGTTGTGGATCAAAGAAGTATCACTTTAGGAAGAACTGCGActtgcatttctttctttctagcTTTCATTTATGCTTCTTTCTTGTTGTTCTCATGTTGGAGTGATGACTTTTGAGGAGGTGAGGACTTCGATTGCCAGAACGGTCGAATTCTTTGATTATTAATATTTCGGGATCTCTCTATATTGCTGTGCACGGCTTCTGTAAGCCCAACAACCCTTTCCCCTCTTGATGTATGCTTGTTTCTTCGTAGAGTTTCGAATGATGAGATGGGTCATCTAGTGTTGGAGTCAAAGGTGCTTTAGACATTAGATCTTCGTGTTTACAGAGCAGTACAATTCACCTATATTTATTCGTTCGTAGTGGTTGGACATTTTGGTGTTTTTCTTCATCCGGATTTGACTGAACCGAGTGCCCCCTTCCACTAAGctcatcaaattgattttttctaaCTTGCAAAGAATGGATTCTGAGCTGAAAGATTTTGATCAGAACGGAGACAGTGGAGGCACATATCTCGTCGTTCacttgaaaaataattgattggGAACCCGTCGAATTCAATACTTTGACGTCTGAAGATACAAGCGAAGTGATTAATGTTCTGCATCCATGGGTGGAAATTTTGAGATATTCGATGTTATTAGCCAGATTAGTCGACATTTATATGTTTCGATGCAACAACTAGATGTTATTTGTAAgagttaatattacgaaaaatcttaaattggaatgcctgtaataaatttattctaaataatttttttaccacaaaaacctttaatttataaaatttatatatttgtgataaatttactttttattaattccctttaaattagattaatattacgaaaaatcacaaatcggtatatttgtgataaataaagggtaaaacttcaaattgatatacccgTTAACTATCATGTATCATTTAATTCAACTatattcggaaaaaaaaaaaaaaaaacttagcaTTTTGACGACAAAAGGTTGAGTAAACCAAAGTCCAATCCCTTCCCTTTAAGAAGTTTCTTGAAGACAATATTGGTGTGCGCATGTGATTCTTAATCTAACCCAAACAAGTCCTTAGGAGGATCTCAGGATCACTTCGttgtaaaatatttagagtattagaataaaataaactcaCTGGATTACCAGACAGATGAAGGAGGCTTGGAAACTCCCCTACCATGGTAGCTAAGGATTCAAGAtagtttttcgtggtattaatcctATTATAACGAGTAAGCCAAAGTCCAATCTCTTCCTTTTAAGGAGCTTCTTTGGGACAATATTGCAATAACATGATGTGGGCAGGTGATTCCTAATCGGACCTAAGCAAGTCTTTAAAAAGGCTTCATCTAGATCCTCGTCCAGATATTGGGATCCCCTAGATGTAAAACACTTAAGGATATTGCTTAGaactaagaaagaaaaatatacataCTCTAATAAAGGGTGCATAATGTGTAGGCACCGGTACCTTAAAAGAAAAACGCATTCTCGCAATCCATTGAGTTACCAGGAGTTACCAGATACATGATGGAGGCCCTAGTCGGAGGAAACTCCTCTACCTCGGTAGCCAAGGGATCCAAGATAGTTTTAATGGCATTAACCCCATTTGTAACAAGTAAGCCAAAGTCCAATCCCTTCCCTTTAAGGAGCTCCTTTGAGGCAATACTGCAATAAAATGTTGTGGGCAAGTGATTCCCGATCGACATCATGCACTAACGATGGCAAAGGTACGAATCCCGCTTTTTTTAGAAGCATCGTACAAATCCTGTTCCTGCAGTTTCTGCCAGCACTTGAGACATCGAATTAACCAAAACAggtgcaaaattgaaaagtcgTATCCACACTAGAGGTCAAAAGGAATTTCTCGGAGGAGACGTCCATACAGTCTCCGAGAACAGTAAGTATTCATTCTCTAATATGGTAAAGATTCTAGTTTCCTGCAAAAAGGgtaaataatttgaaaacatAGCCAACGCCCCCAGTCATTTTGACGAACTTGAACCATTAGTGTTTAGCCTATTGGATTGGATGTATTGAAAGAGCTCAAAATATACTAGCATCTTCGCAAGTGCAGATGCATCTTCCTATGGCGTGTAACGTCAAAATGGCTCTATAAGGTTCTCCACAGCCTTTGCAACAACCTGCTCAAGTGATTTGGTGCTAGAGCAAAGGTCGGTCGACAAAAGAAAGGCTCAAGAATGGATCTTCCACATTCTGGTCCTATATCCCACTGACATGAGCGCAAGCTCCCAAAGCATGTTCGGAATGCTTAACATGTTCACCTTCGACCCAGGAATTTCAGACCAATTGACAGATATCTCGACCATCGGGATGCCAAACCATTTGCACAGGAAAACCAACTCCACATCGAAGCACCACCTGCAAAAATCCCACctgaagttatttttttcaGCTTTTCTTATAGAGAGTGGTCACTCACACATTTACAGGCGCGTTATTAATTAGAGAACTAACAGCTTTTTCAACAGGCATTATACACAGAATGGCTGGATGCCTTTTTCGTGGATGAGTGTTTAGAGAATAATCTAAGGGTTAAGGAAAGAAGCCTCAAAACAGTTACAGAAAAAAGGTAGAAGATAAAAAGTCTTATCCTATTTTATGTAATTTCAAAGGGAAATTGAGGGAACCGAAGCAATGCAATATGGAAGTTCTTGTCAAGACCTGCTGGTGCCATGTCTTGCCCCTTACTATCGATATTTGTTCTGACCTAGAATGAAAATTTCGATTATGCAAGCCCTAATGACACATCATCTACGCCAATTCGATCTCACGGGTCAAACCACTATATTGTGATATAATTTGACCATTATGACATGGTATTAAACTTCCAAAGAGCACTTAAGATCTCTGTAGCAATAGCCTAAGACTCACAAAAAGAGTCTTGACCTCTAATAGGTAGAGGAATCAAACGAATTACTTCTGAATTGGCTAAATCAGTGAAATTTTAAAGATTCCACCGCCCTGTAAGAGCATGGCCAAGGAGTGGCTCAACCCACTAAgagatgaaaaattaaaaggaaaagtacCGTTTCAAACGGACGTTAGCAAAAAGCTTCCGCGCTGCAGCCCTTGTGAACATCTTGAAACCACACTGTGACAAGTAAAATTTCACGTAGTGATGAGGTATTGGCCATTCAGCAAAACCCCATAAAGAGTTCAACAACGGACGCAATGCCAGTGAGACAGACTGAAGGGGGAGGACAGAACTGGTATCATGAACTAGTACCTGAGTGTCGCGAATCCCAGAACCGGCAGTTAATAATACCACAAGATGAAAACCCTTCATTAAAAAGTTGCGGTACCACTTCCTCTGAAACATCATCAACATCTTTCAAATTAACTACAAACTCTGAAAAAAGAAGTctgaaaaaggaggaagaaaactAGAGACTGACTCAACTGTAGCCAAAGCCTTCTCCTCCATATGTGCACGAGAACCAAATGCAGCAACAGGAATATCAGATACTTTGAAGCTTGAATCATTGCTTGCTGAATCTCCATAATGGAAGTCCTGTTTGGCAACTGCATGAATCTGACAGCAAGAAAAGCACAATCTCTAAATTATTTCAGTTATCTTTCACAAATACTTGGAAAGATCCCAGTCTGGTTAATCAGAGCTCATACAAACCTGATTTTCTAGTTTCTCAAGGTCGTTAACTTTGGTTGCTCCATCAGCATCTAGCATTAAAAGCAGTTCACCACGGGCATGAAGCATTCCCTGTTTTTACAATGCTTTCACAGATGTAAAGAACTTCAATCAATTGCGGTCACAAACAGATTAGTAATCCGATGATGCCTCAAGCTATATTAGGCACATAAGTGCATGTGATAACTCACTTTTCTAATTGCCTCTCCCTTTCCATGATTTCTACCAAGGAGGATCACTCTGACGTTGTCCACTGTATGCTTTTTCACAAAGTTGAATGCTACTCTTGTGGTTTCATCTTTACTCCCATCATCAACAATTATGACCTATTCAGAGATGGAGTTAAACTAATGTAACACAAGGTCCCCCTTTTCTCCAAATAAGTGGATATTAAATATGCAGCTCAAAAAGATCTGAAAGTATATCTAGAGCAAGATACAATATAATCTAGATTGTCTGTGACATGAATAAATACTCATCCAACTAATCTATGTAATGCTTGATCATCAAGACTGCTCATATATACCAAAAGCATCATACTGAAAACAATGATGTGCAACTAAAGCAGGCAATTTTCTGTTTGACATTGGGTCAAGAAGATCCAATTGATGTTAGATTATAGAAGGTTAATCTACGCAGGAGAAATACCTCATAAGAAAATGACTTGTCCTTTGCTGCACGTTTCTGAAGATAACTGAATACAGAAGAAGGTAAGAATTATATCGCTTGACTGAGCCCATAGACAATATGAGCAATCCTACTAGAAAATTCATAAAGTGTAAAGCCAATATCGAGATGTGGCACCCCAAAAGAATTATGAcatgaagataaaaagaaaacacgTGGGAGAAAAGGACTTGAAAGGAGTTGCAAATTCTTGTAATACCATTCCACTGCTCTAGATACGGGGCATTTGCCTGAACAAAGACTACAACTCCTACTTGGATATTAGAAAgcaatcactaatcaattacAAGAAATGTCCATGTACAATAATGCCATATCAGCTTCCAAACCACAAATAAATTCCTAATTGAGAAAAGGATCAATGTGTAGGGAACAAATCAGCACTTTTGGTTTTCCATCAACAATTAGCACACTTCCCTTCTTACAGTTCTATTTTATTGTAGCATCTGGCAATCATACACCGTGAACCCAATTGCACACATTTAGATCCCATTGCTACACTGAAAAGGATCCTAGTATCCTCCACAGTAGCCTTTCCCATTATGAGGCAAATTCCTAATGCGAtatctaaatttaaaagatCAGAACCGCAAAATGTTCCTCCAGTTGAGAAAGAACTATTTAAAAGAACTTCATATTTAGCAAATATAGGAAAGGGTTCTCTGCCATATATTTAATAGCAGGCTGGTTACAACTGATATGGAAACTGAGCATTTCGTGGTTCAAAAATGCCGAAACCAACTTTCATCGACTATCATAAGTAAGGAAATTAGCATAGAGTTGTTGGTTTAACTTACTTCATGGTCTCATCAATAGCTCCAGGGAGTCGATGCTCTTCATTGTATGCAGGAACTATTAGAGAGATATATTTTTCTGCAGGATCGAATATAGAGGGACATTGAACCTGGAAAAGCATTTTAAGTGAAGTCAGCATCTGCCAAAGATTCACAGGTCAATCATTTAACTTTATCTTGGCCAATGATTTGCAAACTACTTTCCcaaatttaatttcataaaGGATGGTATTCACGTTTCAAACTTTTCCTATTTGTCGCAGCTTATGACTGGTAGTTATCATGTTCCGACACCAAACGCAAGCATTGTTATAAAGTTTTTTCAGTATGAGAGCAAATTAACTACATGGTGAAGCTCCCTTTGCAGAACACGGATTACAATAATCAAGGCAACAAGTACTGATCGGTGATAAAACGAGGGAGCCTGAACAAAGGTTACTACCTCCCGGTATTCTAATGTGATCTGAATTACACGTCAGAAGGTGCAATTAGATCCTAATTCTAGGCGAGGCTTCATGAATTGACTTCTGAAGGTAGTAAAAACCTCAACATAATCCCACAGTAAGCAGGCTTTATCAATTCTATTGAACAGATGATCGCAACAGCAAAAATCTCAGAAAGGACTCTGGAACTTCAAAGCCCTTATCAGTTCTACACAGTTCAAAAGTCATTCTCAATGAAACTGATACAGGCGCCACTAAAGCAAATGGCACAGCTCCAATATGAGAACATTCCATTCGCCATTTGGCCCGCGTTGCACCAATCACTTGACCTATCGAAACCTCGGCTCCCATTACCCACACGTGAACCATTGCCCAAGCATCGATCTTTTCATTGCAAGGACAGATCAATCCCCATGTACGACGAACCCACATAAAAATCTAAGCCCTACCTTTTTCAACGAATTCGGATCCTCGAACACGGGAGGAGCCTCCAGATGTCTGaacaaaagcaagaacaaagATTCATCAGCAAAAAAACGAGGGCGGCTCCAGATCAACATCAAGACCCATGTCCTAAACATCGAGGAATTGATCAAAGCGAGAGGCTTTTCTGAGATCGAACGCACGCGTGATTGTGTCTCCTCCGGTAAGCTTCGAGGACGACCGCCGAAAGCCCCCCGAGAAGCACAATGCCGAGCGACGAGATCAGGATTTCGGCCGCCGTGAATAAAAATCCCATCTTTTCGTCGGTATACTCTGAGCCTCCGCCGTGAAGGTTGGCGACGAGGATTCAACGCAGCTCGGTCAGAGTTTTGGCGAGTTTAACATcgcttcctctttctctctctggtcTTCTCCATGTAGCTTCGTAGATGTAGGTCTTTCTCTTTCTGTCATTGCCTCgtaattttatttatctatataaaaaaattaagattcaGTGAACAAGAAGCCCGTCTAGCTCAGTTGGTAGAGCGCAAGGCTCTTAACCTTGTGGTCGTGGGTTCGAGCCCCACGGTGGGCGTTTCCCTATTTTTAACTTAGGTctttactctttttattttatgtattttttcgACAttattttaccttctttttttatattttattttcggaGGAACAATATTTACGTTACTCCCGTATTTTTAGTTTTCCAGTGCGAATTCAATATTGATGAGTCTAAGTAACTTTCCCATTTGGACAATTTGAATCGTAGATTTATTAATTAACACGTTGATAGCAAGATTTATGACCATATCTCATTCTTTTTACCCACTTCCACTTTTTATTCTCCACAATTTTCAAATGTTTATGTTTCGTGAATAGGTCATGTCAATGATGCATTTATAATTAACTTTCTAGATTTGGACTACTCCTTAGAGTTTTGATGGGATTCGCAATTTCAAAGTATGTTAAAAAATATATGACCAGCTATTCATGATGTCCTACTACATGACTAATGAATTTGTACGTGTCATCGAGAGAAGATTTTACTTCTGATGGCAACGTATTTCACATATCTAAATAGTCACGAAGTACGATAATGCATCATGAGTGGATTGGATGCTTTGAGCGGAAGTCGTTTTGAATTCATTACTAGGATAAGTTATGAGCAAATACAGCATGAGCATCAGTACATAATAAATCCAAAGGAGCAGACGAGAGATTAGATACCTAGTTCTAGGAAAATAGCCCATACGTTGGGCTTTGGCTAACTAATCAGCCACTTTGAGTGGaagtcgtttttttttttttttggtcagtagcGGAAGTCGTTGAAATGGGTATAGGGAGAATGGGTGGCGGTTGTCCCCCCGAAGCATCTTAAACCCATTTTTCGCACTGTAACATGATCTGCTATGATTGTCCAAATGCAATGAAAGATCAGCGCGGGTTCATGTCCCAAACCAAAATGGATTAAGAACCCAGCACGTTATATCCAAGGGGGCTTGGATCTGGGCCAGAAGGCCATCGCCCCCGGCCCATGATCGGCTTCAAGGCAAAGGCCTTTCTCATTCAACGGCAAAGTCCAAAGTCCTTCCAGTTCCCTGGGCCtgtaagaagaaaaggtatatCTATCACGTGTTATGCCGTGTTAATCGTGGCGCGTCGAAATAGAGAGCACATCGAAACATTGCTATTCGAAGGACAATGCTTTTAATAAACATGGGGGACTATCTCGTCACGAGCACGACATGCCCTATAAAGCAGGTCACACGACATGACACGCTACTACGATTATGAAATGTATCGCCGCATCGGGTGTCGGGCAAGATAAATAATCCCGTCGATGGATATATTTTTGAGCTACACACTCCTCTATAAGCTGACCCAAAGCTAGGAAATTGGCATCCTAACTATGTTCTTGTAGTTTATAAGTGCCTGGTCTATCCTAGGACTTTCATGTATTCACATGCCCCTCGCTTAGTCCTTCCCACTCATTACCCCACGCTGATATTCTGGCAGAACGTCTTCTTTAATCGGGTAAAGCCCATATAATTaggttgatatatatatatatatatatgtgtgtgtgtgtgtgtatgtatgtattataAATGCgtgtacagagagagagagagtgatgatTCATGGGAAACAAGTTGGTCGGGAATGGGACCGGGCCTTACCATGATTAAAGCCACCAAAGGCTGGAGTCAGGAAAAGgttgttctttcaatttcttcaccctaacttttccttttcttctggtAGACCCCTTAAAGCTAGGCTCAAGAAGGTAAAGAGGTTGGCCCGTCCCAACCCAACGCCACCCTCCCAAAAACCTctgctttttcattttccatcatcatcatcagctctctctctctctctctctctcaccactAACATCCCATGATCCCATCGCCATCAGGTATCCACCCCCATAGATCATGGCACCATCGGTTCATCGGTGCAGCCTCATGAATCCCATGACGTTATCAGATCATGCAGAAGTCATCACCTAAACTTGGTGTATGCAGACTGAAACATACATAACATCTTTCCCAAATGATCCCTCCAATCCACTCGCTTGTGGTACGAAATTCGCGGCAATTGGGCGACCCGCGCTCAACGGCTCTAACTCTTACAATCATATGCTCCCTGACCGAGAGAAGGAATCTTTCTGTTGAACTGATAACGATGGGGCCTAATAAAAAGcctaaagaagaaagaataaattttgGCTCTGCCCAAGAGATTGATTCCGTTccatatattcaatttagtgtACTGGGTTTCTCAACTGTTTGCACCAACAACACAAATCCCCGCGAAACGGAATCTGCAGAAAACCTGCAGTTCTTGCTTCTCTCAACGCACCCTTTTACCCTAAGCTCCAATAAAATAAGGGGTGGATGAATAAATAAGAATAGGGAGGACAGGTCTCCATACCTTTCAAGAAGTTCTAAGTTACAATCTTGCGATAAGAtagtgttaaatttaattagTTGCTGGAAAGAGTTGGCAGGTTGCTTATTTACAGCTTGTGAAGCTTTGGGCTCACGGGTTAGCTAGATCTGAGCGCACAAATCACAAGAAAACAGTCTTTGAGcaccaacttttctttttctggagaaaaggaagaaggggaaACCCTGGAAATCTCATGTCAAACATCAGAATTTGTTAACCTGTGCTTTTCACTTAATGAGGAAAAATTATATAGGGACTGTTTAACCAGCTGGTTATTCAACGACAGACACCAACGATAATGTTTGCTTGCGGCAGGGAGGATTAGGAATCGCAATTATGACGATAATTACAACAACAGTGATGGTAATCAGAGCAGCAGTTCTCTTCAAGCTCATGCTGATAATGATTGAGGAAGCAGCCCAAGTCCAAGgttaattttttgcttttttttcacTTCAGTCCATTTACAAAGCTAAGGAAGCTGTAAGGAAGCTTAAAGTCTAAAAAGCATTCTAACGTTACTGTTTTATCAAGGACTAGGGTAAGCTAAGCATAGAATCATTGAAAAAGCTCAGGAATTTGTCTAATCGCCCTCTTTTTTCCGAAATTATAGGGAAATATGTACCAGAAGGCTTGACCATTTCTTCAGCTGAGAATAATCTTTCAACTCCCTCAAGAATTTGCCAGAAACATATGACGTGCCAGACAGAAGATTGAAAATCTAGAGAAGGGTCAGCAATCAGTATGctcaaacaagaaacaaaaatttcatattaCATTCTCAACTATGTGAAATCTAGTAGAACAGAACGAAAAGCATGCATGATGTTCAAACGAATAAACCAATTTCCCCAAAAATTACAACACCACTATCCTCAGAAATATAGTCAGCTCAAACATTCTAGGGAACAAGAACAGATTGATCACCCGGAGCGATGGAAATATCGACAACGGCAACAGTGATTGCGGTTTTTTGGTTGCAGATGAGCAGGAGCCACTAGTGAGCCATGGCGACAGGAGGGGAAAAGCTGATGCTCCTCTGATTAGGCATGGCCAATATAGCAGTGTGATCCAAGAAGTCCTTGAGGTCGACCACGGACTGCAAAATTATCCTGAGATCATCGGCGCAACCGAACCCCACGCTTCCCACGCGACGGACCGCATAAACATAGAACGTGATGCACCCTTTTCTGAATTTGAACCGGGCCATCTCACACCCGTTCAGGCCCCGGATGAGCTTCTTGTTCACTTCCCCTAGAGGAATCTCTGGCGGCCACATCCGGTCCACGCCGGACTTCAAGCTCTCCGATTCGAACACGAATACCAGCACCTTCGACTTTTTCGTGCCGAGGCCAAGCGTCAGTGTGTGCCAGGCGTGGTGCGCGAGTATGGTGAAATTCGTAGGCAAATAGGCTGTTGTGGAAGGGAAAGGCAGTTTGCTGTTGCTGGCCTTATTGGTTGGCGGAAAGGACAGGACTTTCAGGAGCTCGAGAGGCCTCGCTCTTCGGATTGTGAACGACTTCACGATGAATTGGCTGCCGAACCGGAGGCCCTTTACTTCGGAACTGGGCTTGAACGAGAAATCCGATGCCGGCTTTGTCGCTGTGGATTGAGTTTGGTCATTGGGGTGCTGGTGCTTCTGCTTCTTgtgcttcttgttcttctccttctctctctctcccatggCCTCTTGCAGTCGTTCTTGGAGACCTTCTGGTGCTTGAGTGAATCGGTTATGATGGCCTTGGATCTTTTGTGGGGGGGATAAAGGGGAGGATGTTTAGAAGTTCTGGCGATGTCTGTGCATGTTCAAAGCTTTCACAAGCCTCCTCTGCATCAGAAATGAACAGTCAAGAAAGGCAAAAAGACTTATAGAAGGCATGTTCTTCCATATCCCTATTCACCGTCAGCGTATGGTATGGAATTAAATGCTAGACTGTAAAGAGATTACATCATTCTACTATATAAAGTATGCTGATCAGATGCTAGTACCGGTTCTTGGATACCCTCATTCTTGATGACATATTACGACAATGCCACTTCTACCTGATCTGCAATGACGAGAAACTTCAGCCCTTAATTGGGGTCATCCATCCCAACCCACTAAAAGGAAACTGAGAAACCGATTGGATGAGCAAACTACCAAAGTCAAAAGATCTTGTTAGTCGCCCTTGATCCCATGTTAGATCAGAAGCATGACATGTGCCAAGGCATGATACTTGGGCATAGAATT
This Eucalyptus grandis isolate ANBG69807.140 chromosome 7, ASM1654582v1, whole genome shotgun sequence DNA region includes the following protein-coding sequences:
- the LOC104454295 gene encoding dolichyl-phosphate beta-glucosyltransferase, with amino-acid sequence MGFLFTAAEILISSLGIVLLGGLSAVVLEAYRRRHNHAHLEAPPVFEDPNSLKKVQCPSIFDPAEKYISLIVPAYNEEHRLPGAIDETMNYLQKRAAKDKSFSYEVIIVDDGSKDETTRVAFNFVKKHTVDNVRVILLGRNHGKGEAIRKGMLHARGELLLMLDADGATKVNDLEKLENQIHAVAKQDFHYGDSASNDSSFKVSDIPVAAFGSRAHMEEKALATRKWYRNFLMKGFHLVVLLTAGSGIRDTQCGFKMFTRAAARKLFANVRLKRWCFDVELVFLCKWFGIPMVEISVNWSEIPGSKVNMLSIPNMLWELALMSVGYRTRMWKIHS
- the LOC104454296 gene encoding uncharacterized protein LOC104454296 produces the protein MGEREKEKNKKHKKQKHQHPNDQTQSTATKPASDFSFKPSSEVKGLRFGSQFIVKSFTIRRARPLELLKVLSFPPTNKASNSKLPFPSTTAYLPTNFTILAHHAWHTLTLGLGTKKSKVLVFVFESESLKSGVDRMWPPEIPLGEVNKKLIRGLNGCEMARFKFRKGCITFYVYAVRRVGSVGFGCADDLRIILQSVVDLKDFLDHTAILAMPNQRSISFSPPVAMAH